TTGGTTACTTTTTAGGTGGTTGCTCCAGCTTGATGAGAAAAGCACTATCTTCTACTCCACTGCACCAAAATGGATAAGTTACCCATCTAGTATGGAAGGATTTAATTCATCTATCAGCTGTGAGTGGAGTATCtctgtgtttttcttttcttttaacatGAGGGCAAGATTTTTGTAGTTTCTAGAGGCAATTTGGATAGaactacatataatcttgtttaatttcttttgatatTTCCTGTAtgtaatcataaaaattagtacTTCCCTAGTGTTGATTTTGACATAAAAAATACATaccgtttcattttatattatttttggataGAACTGGATACTTTTTCACTTGTGGATTTACTGCAAGGAGTACTCTTTCAcattattatatttgttattgGTATCCTTTACATTCCTATAAATGGAAAAATGAGTAACAGGCTTTCTAGTATCAGAGTCAAACCTAACTCCTTATTTGTGCTTTTATCTGTATGCACTATAGGGAGTCAGAATTGGTGTGACCACTGGAAACAATGTGTTTGGTTCATACCAAAGAAAGGTTTGTCTTTATTGAAGGATGAAGAAGTTAGTTTACTGGCTGTTCACACTGATACTAGCATCTCATATGAAATGAAGACTTTGTCCCAGAACTTGGAACTTGGACAAAGTGAGCTCAGTGCTCAGAAGTACCAAATCACTTCGCTGCCAGAAAAAATTGCATTATATAGTGATGTCAATTGGAGATGCTCAATGCTGAAAGCTATAAAAAATGCAGTAAGTTTTCACATCTATTCCATGGAACCACCAACCAAAAGAATGTTTGTACATCCACATCAATTgttcagtttttttttcaaaagaatgtTTGCACATGTGCATTCATTAAGTATAGTTCATTAGAATTGAGCAGTGTGAACCTTAACTCAGAAAATAACAACGAAAACATGTTTGGATGTTTGCAATTGATGTTGGTTATCATATCATTGTTTGCTTTTGATGAATCAAAGCCATATGCTTTCAGATTTTCGATGCTTATGGTATTTGGTGCTTCTCAGGTTTACTTTACCCCTTTGAGTTGATTATATTTGATGCATCATTTGATGTTTTATTGCTTCCATTCTCAATGTGTTTGTTCcttactatatatttttttatcaagtgacaaaatttgttaagtttTCTATGACGTATTTGTTGTGCATATTTCATCATTAGTTTTTGCACTTGTTGTTCACAATGTTGTCGATCCTGATTTTAATCTCTTTATTATCTCACTCAGCACctttaaatttcaatttgacAGACAGTCATTTAAGTATCTGTTATTAGGTTTAACAAAATCAAGCAGAAGATCAACCTCTTTTCTATTCTCTCCTGCCAACGCCACCGCTCTATCACCCCATTGGCTCATTGTCTCCCATCAGTTAATCAGTTACTTTAGTAGCAGTATTAATAATCTTCAATTGCAAGTCGTTTTTTGTTACAATGCCATATGCCTATTTATCAAGATTGGGACAATAGAGAATGAAACAATGAAAGGAATTCGACAGAGGATCTTTTGTGTGGATTGAGAGGATCGAGGATTTTTGTATGGAATTTCAACACCAATCACCCTCACAAAGCTAAATGTTTACTTAAATCTTTTTTGCTGGACTAAGTTAACCCCTGTAAATTTTTGGACTTCGTCATCTCCCTGATTTTAGATTCACACATCCTAAAGGGCTTAACAAACTGTCTTCTGCTTTTTGTAACTATGCATCCACTTGATGGCTTTTAACAATATACCTTCATCaaaaggacaagaagaaaaaaaggaaattgttgaCAACAGGAGAGGGTGAAAGAGAGATAGAAGAGAAGAAGTTCAAAAGCAGAAATAGCTAAGAGGAGATTTTGTAcatcagaagaaaaaaaaaagtcattgtGAAGAAAAGTAGAAGAAATTAGCAAATCAAGAGAGAACAGAAATAGAATTAATGAAAGAGAGTACTGGCtgaccaaagaagaagaagattgcaTAAAGCTGATTTTCCCTTGTGTTCTTTCTTTGGTGGTTAAATCTTTTAAAGTTGGGTTCAAAGAGAGCACTTTTCTCTTTAATTGCATTACTCTTCACTTTCTGATTAAGTTGTTCGGATACTCCAAAAATGCCATGTAGCCGTGTCAGATCCTCCAAGGATGGCATTTTCGGAGGATCCGAGCAACGTAGCTTTCGAAGCACATTTATTCAAAGAAGCGTCACTTCACCCAGACAAACAAGTAAACTGTAGCTTCTTAAGCAACAGGTGATTACTTCTACTACTGATGGTAGCGTGTAACTCCTTAAGTATTGTTATTTTGGGGGGAGAATTTTTAACTCCTCAAGTATTGTGCCAAATTCATTGTTAAAAGGAAGTTCTCATCAACATAGTTCCTCAAGTTTATTGTTCTACATCTTCTTTTGTTTACTGCCGATATTTTTTTCGTCCTATCCGTTTTCATGTTGTTTCCTATATTAACTATTCTTACTGAGGAACAAAGTAAGCCAGATCATATGTGCTAATAATTACAATCatgcatgttattattgtttACATGGAACTGACTGCttgttttgctatttttactaaaatttttGACTTCAAATTGTCAGTTGGAGTTAATTGTGCTCCTTTGCTCCTTACAGATGAAGCAGAAAACTCCCTCCTTGTGTGTTGTTGTGGATGATAGCATATTTCTTGCGGTTGCTCTTGCCCATCTCGCCAAAGGGTCTCATGTGCTATCATTGTTTCCAGGACTGCAAGAGAAAGGTGCGCTATATTTGCAAGCTGCTGCAGCTGCAAATGGTTATTCAAAGGATCATGTAGAAGTTCAGAAGATGAGTGAACTGTTGACCTCTCAAAGTAGTCAGGAGAAGGTAGCAAATGTAACAATTTTTCTCTTGAACCTCGACCATGATTGCTTCTTGTTGTCTGTTCTACCCTATTTTTCATGGCATCTCAAAAATGGAACTTTGGCTGCCTAACACTATACCACTTCCTTACAAATGCTGATGATTTGTTGTTTCTCAGCAGATTGACTTGTTAGTTGGGGAACCTTTTTATTATGGTAACAACAGTGTGCTTCCATGGCAAAATCTACGGTTCTGGTAAATATGATGTAACTTGTTCCTTTGATTTTAGTATACTGAGTTGATGCTGTCTGAAATGATTCTGTGCTGCGCTTTTATGGATAGATTATTCAGTACTGGACATTGAATGCTTTAAATTATTTGTTGGAAAACAATCTTGGAATGTGGTCTCTTTAGATCAATGcttgttatatttttcttgcatTTGCTTTTGTTGGTGATTTCCCAGCTATACTGTTTTGATAATCTCATCACTGCTGATCAGCGGTTATGTCTTTCATAACACAGCTAAGAGGATTGATGTCATCAACACTGTGGAATTTTTTTACTAGTATTGATTGTAATATGTAATGAATAAAAAAGGGTCGGTTGGCTAAATATGCCACTCTGCCTGTGTGGCGAGTGCTGTATGGCTATTAAGACATATGGCACATAATTTGTGTAACTTTATAGGGTTGGCTCCTTGGCCGAccctcaaaaaataaaataaaatgtaatgaAACTCTTAGCTAGTGCCTCACTGAGTTCCAAATACCACCTGAATCTAATCAGAACACATAGGCACAACATGTCCTGCGAACCGCTTTGGAATTACAATCAGCACTAAAGCACTGCGCCACTGCCTAACAATGTGTCAGTTACTAATAGAAGAGCATCACTTTATTTCTTAGAAGCTGTAGTGGATATAAACCTGTATTTCTTGTTCTAAGCTGACAAGGGAGTGATCGGTCAGTGTTAAAGAACCTTTACTTCCAACCATAAGGTTGGGATTTGAATCACCAAGGGAGTAAAGTGAGAAATGCCACTGTGGCCCTCTTGGCTATAGGGTTTTGAGGAGGGGATGGGGTTAACTGTATCAACgtaataaaaatttcatatcattgTAAGCTGCATTTATAGAGCAGTTACCATTTGACGTAAAACAATCTCCACCTTTGGACATACTGAGATTAGAAACTGCCACTACATGCAATGGTTGAGAACCCtaaggtctcaggttcaaaacTCAGTGGAGacaaaaaaaacactaggtgattcttcccatctgtcctagccatggtggacagagttacctggTACCTGCTGCTGGTGGGAGGTGGGAGatatcccgtggaattagtcgaggtgcgcgTAAGCTAGCCTGGACACAACggtcatcaaaaaaataattatgttccTGTTCTTCAATTCTGCTGCTGCTGTATGACTCTTTATTCTTTTCGTGGAGGTGGAAGTTATTATAATGCCtatgagaaatgtgaaattcTTTTCATGGGAATTTACTTATAAAGTATCTATTCTGATTATGATATCATTTGTAGGAAGGACCGAAGTTTATTGGATTCAATCCTATCAGAAGGTGCAGTGATTATGCCTTGCAAAGGATTGTTAAAGGCTTGTGCGATGTCTCTTCCTGTAAGCTCATGGATGCATTCTGTTTGATGCTTTGACCATGAGAAGAGTTAAATTCATGTGGACATGTTAAACTGTTTGTGCAGGACCTTTGGCAAAGTCATCAGTGCCTGCAACATGTTGAAGGCTTTGATCATTCAGTTGTCAATTCCACATTAGGGGCATGTGGAGGTTTACCTCCTGGACAAGAAAATCCTACTCTACCTTTTTCAGTCTGGCAATGTGGGGAGAGCAAGGTAGTTTACATCATCTTTGAGGAAGAAGAATGCTACAAATTAGACTATCTAATGCAACAAAGTTTAAATCTGTTGTTGATACAATTGAGATTTAAAATTGCAGAAAATGAGCGATATAGTTACTATCATGGAATTCAATTTCCTGAAAACAATAAGCCCATGTTCTGGAAAAGCTAAGGTATCAGGTCTTACATGGAAACTGGCAAGATTCTGTTAACAATAAAGACAGTTTGCAACATTAGCTCACAAAACCAAGGTTTCGCAGGTAGAATTTATTACACATGGAAAATGTCATGGATTTGTTCTTTGGATTGACTGGGTGATGGATACAGAAGAATCCATTGTCTTGTCTACAGGACCAGGTGTGTCTTTGAGAAGTCGCTGTCTAGACAATAATTACTAAGACATTTTGTTTGGGGTGTCAAATGCTTGCTTCTTGTTTTCTTCACAAAATTTTGCTGTATCCCTTTATCCTTGAATGAAGTTTCAGTAACTTAGTGATCTTCTATCTGATTCAGAACAAAGATACTGGAAGCAAGGGGTTAAACTTCTGAAGGAGCCCGTGGCTGTGGGGAGCCATAGATCTGCCACCACTGATTGTCACTCAGCAGATATTGAAACGTCTTTCGTTCCATCAACTGGTGACCTCATTGTAGATTATGCTTTCTTATAACCAGGAGTGCATCAGTTGCCTTACCCAATTGGACTTGCTGGGAGTATAATCTTCTCAATGCCATCCAAGTCCAAAGCTGCAAGTCATCGTACTCCTCACTCTAAGTGGCATAAATACATCAGCAATGAAGGTCTAACACAAATTCCAAGGCCACAACTTCAAGGATATTAGGGTGATCAGCACTACTTACTGTAAAATACTGCAGTCTGCAACTCCTTGATAGCGAGTTACTGTAAGATTATATTACCCAAATGTGATCTTGTGTGCAGAAGTTTTGCATCTAGGTTTGTAGTTTCGATTGGTTTGATCCAACATTCTAAGCGTTTTCTACATGTTGCCATTTTACAGGTCATTTTCATCTCACTATTAGTTTGTTGAAAGAATTGCTTCTTGCTGAGCTGCCACCAGAAAGTAAACGTGAAATAGCAGCTACTTCATACTGATAATTTATTACTCTTGGAAAAGAAAGGATCCTTCAAAATTTCATGCTTAATGTGTCAAACTCAAATATATGTTTAAGAGTATTTAGATATCACTGGAATACTCTCCCAGTGTGCCTTATCATATCCATTTTTAATGAGATACCATACATCATTGTGTCAATTTTGTCATAAAACACAACTTTCATGTCTCCATCACTAGAGAGAGGGAGCGCTTTACCCCTAAAGTAAGATTTTTTGGTGTGAATCTGGATTAGTTGGGTCTGGTAGGGAACTTGAAAGAATAAAGGAGATGGTGAATAATTCATTGTTACACTGTGTTGCTGTCATTCATTTCCCACTAAATTTCTATCAGTACGaaggaacaaaaaataatactagGCCCCAAAATTGGTCCTGATcacatgatatgaaattattgcTCAACAAAATTTTCGGTTGagaaataatttcatttttcaccTTCAAAAGACTCGAAAACAGTTAAATGAGTGACATATTTGTGGGCTCAAATTACCATCTATTCTTATAGTAGTACTGTCCAATAAGAGTTATTGTGACTTTTTTGTCTTTCAATAATCCCATGCACGTCACTtcagtttttttctctttttataacCTTTTGGAGCGTAGCATCAATTCATCAATGTTTAAgttcccttttccctttatgGAAGTATGTGTTTCTNNtttttatattaaaaaaaaagtttactacaaatacattttcaatctttttaatatacataaaaacatTGATTATGATAACATTTTTACCCGTCCCCACACTACCCCCACCCCCTTTCTTCTACCCTACgccttcttcttcatcttctttccgGCAACATTTCTCTTCTTAAACCACTCTATATCTTCTCAAACTACTTGTAgactcatttttttaaaaaataacaacaattttTCGTACCTAATACGTGAGAGAAAGATATAAAGTGAGACTCGTACAAGAGTGATGAAGAAGCGGAGTTTGTTAACgaagtaattatttcaaatcggctgcaaagagaaatcaagaggacccaaattaattttatctaattctttaattttatttttttataagttaaatgagtttatattttaattcgAATGGTGATGTTTGTTTGGAGGTGCTGGAAATGGAGCTGACGGCTAAATTTTTATACTTCaatgtccaattttttttttctggcaGAGCTAATTAGTTGATTTTCATTACTCCAATGTCCAAAAAtcttgtttcttctttctttagtAGATCCaattatttgatttaaaataaaaaatacactgtaagtttgattttgaaaacaAGTGAAGAAGACGACTGAAATTAGGGGGAGGGGAGGAAGGGGGTGGAggattttccttttttggattaatttttttttaaattatttacaaTGCCAactgtaagttttttttttttaaaaaattaaaatatgatttcagATGTCTTCACGCGCCAAAAGAAGGTGAAAAACACTTTTTCTGCCATATCagcattttgtgtttaataggtaattttttgaacaatttaggtgttcaataggtactggCCCTAGTTcaggtgtctaaatgaaatatgcggacaactttaaggggccatcgatgacttaagcctatcGATTTTTAATGAGATACCATACATCATAGTGTCAATTTTGTCATAAAACACAACTTTCATGTTTCCATCACTAGAGAGAGGGAGCGCTTTACTCCTAAAGTAAGATTTTTTTGGTGTGAATTTGAATTAGTTGGATCCGGTGGaaaacttgaaagaaaaaaggaGATGGTGAATAAATCATTGTTACACTGTAAAGCTGTCATTAATTTCCCACTAAATTTCTATTAGTACGaaggaacaaaaaataatactagGCCCCAAGATTGGTCTTGATcacatgatatgaaattattgcTCAACCAATTTTTGGGTTGAGATATAATTTCATTTCACCTTCAAAAGACTCAAAACAGTTACATGAGGGACATATTTGTGGACTCAAATTACCATCTATTCTTATAGTAGTACTGTCCAATAAGAGTTATTGTGACTTTTTTGTCTTTCAATAATCCCATGCACGTCACTtcagtttttttctctttttataacCTTTTGGAGCGTAGCATCAATTCATCAATGTTTAAgttcccttttccctttatgGAAGTATGTGTTTCTAAAACATCGACTTATAGTATGCTATATAAAGGGTTAATATATGAACAAATTTATACGTCAACATTTAGATACTGCGGCATCTATCTTCCTCTTCATGTCCGAatcattttagttttattttttcacataTTGTCCACTACGGAGGTCACTCTCATCTTATCATgtactttctcatttttaattttgtctCTCCTAGTATGCTCGTATATTCATCTAAGCATCCTGATTTTTGCTACGTACTTTTATCTGTAGTATGTGTGAGTTTTACCTTTAAACCTTGATGAAACATTAATGACATTTCAATTAATCactaatttatattcaaaaaattCTGTTTATTTATAAGATTGATTATAACACTTAAAAAGGGGGTTTTCAATATTTGATGTGTATGAGCTAGTATTTTAGAGGAAAGTATTGAAAAAATCTTTGAATTgatgtaaattattaattttatcttcGAATTATTGAACAACCTTAATAACACCcttctacttgactaactaaacttagatacaccaTCAATCTGTCACATGACATAACAATTTGTCTCAAACTCTCTGTAGGAGcatgaaactcttaataaaaaattgagagaGGTGTTGAAAATACCCTTAAACTTGACAAAAAATTAGGGTGTATTTTACTCATGTTGCAAAATCGGGGGTGTATTTAAGTTAGTCAAGTAATGAAGTGTTTTTAAGACTGTCAATAATTTGAGAATGAAGCTAATAATTTGTGCCAAGTTTAAGGGTGTTTTCCCtacttttcctattttttatcaGTTGAGCTAGCAAAGCTCTGTTTTTCCGAGGTGGAACTAGGAAGGATAAAATGTGGCATAACAATAAACATGTTCTTTAACTTGGTCTTAACTGTCATTCATACCTTCCAATTTTGGATATATACAAATAGATAATTAAACTTATATGGAGTTacgttgaacaagtagacacatagGTCCTACCTGACGTACGTCTCACATTAATTGCCGACAGGGGCGACTCTACAGCTTTGTAAAAAAAGCAATTGTCTTAGGCCTCAAAATTTGTGgggcctcatttttttttttttaaaagttataagtattttttttttaaaaaaatatagttatatttgtagaaaataattttttttcataaaagagcaAAGAAGTAACAGAAGTTTGACAAATTATGAATACtatgtctcaagaaagattaaataattggctataataaatttcataataAGTATATATTCGAAATTTAAGGCCTCCATACGGATTTGGCTTTAGGCCACCGGTTTATTAGAGTCGCCCCTCATTGCCGAGTAAaacatgtgtgtctacttgttcaactttatacaaatttaagtattttgtttttacataatcaaaattcaacaacatatATATCCTGGATAGGTTTTTGTATTACACCCTACAAAGTTGTTGTGATGTTGATATCTCATTCACAAAATGTACCCCATTCGATGTTGACTTACATATACGCatttcaaacacattttatttGGACTATATTCTCTGTCTCTTATTAATACTACTAaattaataatactaataattatttaatctccaaatctttcttcaatttttctcaCTTAGCTTATATCATCCATTAGCaacacaataataaaaaaaacacacaaacCAAATCCATGGGTTTGCATATACTTATTGTTTTAAAGCTGAATTTGATAGCATCTTCTGTGAGTTTAAATACTCCTTTAATTATAAGCTTATTATGCCCTTTTATAATAAGGCTAGCTGCTTGTTCCTTTAAACCTCTTCACCAAATTCACTATAATTTGGTTCATTCTATGAGCCTTTTTTTGTTCCAGATGAGCCAAATTACCTTCAACTCTCAACCCCCTGCAGCTCCTCGGAGTACTACGCGGTGGGGAAGAGCTGTTCGGCTTGTCTACGAGAGGTTTACACGTGCAAGACACATACAGTTCCATGAGACGGACGAAGAAAGCTTGCGTGATCTTTCCATAATTGCTCTTTGAAGTAGATTTCCCATGGACGTTGAAACTCTTTGGACTAGAGAggcaaattttgaatttaaatttgtagATTCAAGTGCTTGTCCCTCAACCCATCGTACTATTAATGTTacgattttgtaattttaaaaattgactCTTTCGTTTATATATTATCGTGCACACGACATATGTTGGGTTCAGTTGAATTCATTGATTACATTCCCTGCCTTTTTTTTGTTGGTActgttattttttaatcatgTCTAATTTCTGCGTCAAAGCTCTTTGGGCACGAGTTCTAATAGTAGTTATGTCAAGTGccaaattcataatttaaatttgataggtattgaataattgtattcttaaaaTTATGAGTTTaaaatctaatatttttttgaaattccaaCTGTTCTTTCACATAAATAATGATGCACCATACTGAAAATGTTGGCGTTATGGTCTGTATAGGAgttaaaattttgatcaagtCAAATTGTagtatacatacatatttttttttctgtttactTAActgcataattttatttttcaacgaAGGGGCATCAATTgacacataaaaatcaaaattattttttcatagatatatgtcatatattgaACACCGTTATATAGTCCAGAAGCTTAGCTCATCAGTGATTGCAAGGGTTCAAACGTACTTCATGGTTTGTAGTTCAAGTCAAAACGTAATTCAAGACCCAATAAAGtgagatttttttcatattttaaaataaatgaatttttaaagttaaagagTATTATTGAAACTTTTATTCCATAACTATTTGCACATATTTTACAATATGTTCACTagtcttaaaataaattttatttgtcattttttacggatcaagaaaagacaatttttaaaatatattttactcttagtattatttagttattctcaaattattttttaagaaatttaatataaaacaTCAATTAGTAGGATTAATGTGATAAAATAGTTGACTATtcattaaattttaatgaatatGACAAGTTTatatatgacaaataaaaatgaacagagAGAGAATAATAAGTAGATGTTACGATTACTCATTCACACTCAAGTTTAGATGAGACTACCATGTACTTTTCTTCGTTTTAGTTgatttgttgtatatatttttttggatttttaaattttttcgttctaattttttacataatatatttaGGCGAAGATGATTTGATGCATATTTTTTGTCGGAAAGGATTTATGTGgagtatataaattaaatgttagatattataagtatatatttaattttgcacATTCTTAATACAACGGCGAAGATATTTTGCacaattttctctaaatttttgaCTCTGCCATTCTAAGATCATAAGattaaatgataattttaatagACTCTACATATCTTAAACTTACAATTAcaagattcatttttttttactttcttaaatttaagatcaaattaaaattaaataaataaattaaaattaagagagcaatccaaaacaaaaattaatgcAAAAGCAAGAAAGAGACATTTCAATACTAGTGAAGAAAGGTACAAGTAAATTACTAATTAGTTTGTTGTGACATTAATATGTTAGGTAGCAAAATTAAAGTTGGAGAGCTAATTGTCTTCTTataaggacaaaaaaaaaattaaggatgATCGATCATCTAGGGAAGGTTTAAATGGAATATACACTACTTTTTCCAACTAACATTAGAAAATGTCATTATTATAATAGTCCAGAAGAATCCTAGGAGCGGAATCATGATTCATCTGAATATCctttatgaatatatatatata
The window above is part of the Solanum stenotomum isolate F172 unplaced genomic scaffold, ASM1918654v1 scaffold28496, whole genome shotgun sequence genome. Proteins encoded here:
- the LOC125851677 gene encoding protein arginine N-methyltransferase 1.6 isoform X3, producing the protein MQCLFPKTLNPQFLVRSFNTTRSKAFTVRSMSSGSRMFQLKVDPLTGNSEWVVIEEDEASGDATEQLLANTSYLDMLNDTRRNKAYREAIDKTITKPCHVLDIGAGTGLLSMMAAQAMDNGDSVESSGSKGMVTACESYLPMVKLMRKVLHANGMQRKIRIINKRSDELEVGVDMPSRADVLVSEILDSELLGEGLIPTLQHAHDQLLVDNPKTVPYRATVYGQLVESTDLWKLHDLYNTEKEVLDEIRLVPEGMDSALCVKRQQFSMHCDALEENIKLLSEPFKVFDFDFWRRPDSHRVMELSVQATNTGTVHAIISWWLLQLDEKSTIFYSTAPKWISYPSSMEGFNSSISWSQNWCDHWKQCVWFIPKKGLSLLKDEEVSLLAVHTDTSISYEMKTLSQNLELGQSELSAQKYQITSLPEKIALYSDVNWRCSMLKAIKNAMKQKTPSLCVVVDDSIFLAVALAHLAKGSHVLSLFPGLQEKGALYLQAAAAANGYSKDHVEVQKMSELLTSQSSQEKIDLLVGEPFYYGNNSVLPWQNLRFWKDRSLLDSILSEGAVIMPCKGLLKACAMSLPDLWQSHQCLQHVEGFDHSVVNSTLGACGGLPPGQENPTLPFSVWQCGESKKMSDIVTIMEFNFLKTISPCSGKAKVEFITHGKCHGFVLWIDWVMDTEESIVLSTGPEQRYWKQGVKLLKEPVAVGSHRSATTDCHSADIETSFVPSTGDLIVDYAFL
- the LOC125851677 gene encoding protein arginine N-methyltransferase 1.6 isoform X2, which produces MQCLFPKTLNPQFLVRSFNTTRSKAFTVRSMSSGSRMFQLKVDPLTGNSEWVVIEEDEASGDATEQLLANTSYLDMLNDTRRNKAYREAIDKTITKPCHVLDIGAGTGLLSMMAAQAMDNGDSVESSGSKGMVTACESYLPMVKLMRKVLHANGMQRKIRIINKRSDELEVGVDMPSRADVLVSEILDSELLGEGLIPTLQHAHDQLLVDNPKTVPYRATVYGQLVESTDLWKLHDLYNTEKEVLDEIRLVPEGMDSALCVKRQQFSMHCDALEENIKLLSEPFKVFDFDFWRRPDSHRVMELSVQATNTGTVHAIISWWLLQLDEKSTIFYSTAPKWISYPSSMEGFNSSISWSQNWCDHWKQCVWFIPKKGLSLLKDEEVSLLAVHTDTSISYEMKTLSQNLELGQSELSAQKYQITSLPEKIALYSDVNWRCSMLKAIKNAMKQKTPSLCVVVDDSIFLAVALAHLAKGSHVLSLFPGLQEKGALYLQAAAAANGYSKDHVEVQKMSELLTSQSSQEKQIDLLVGEPFYYGNNSVLPWQNLRFWKDRSLLDSILSEGAVIMPCKGLLKACAMSLPDLWQSHQCLQHVEGFDHSVVNSTLGACGGLPPGQENPTLPFSVWQCGESKKMSDIVTIMEFNFLKTISPCSGKAKVEFITHGKCHGFVLWIDWVMDTEESIVLSTGPEQRYWKQGVKLLKEPVAVGSHRSATTDCHSADIETSFVPSTGDLIVDYAFL
- the LOC125851677 gene encoding protein arginine N-methyltransferase 1.6 isoform X1; protein product: MQCLFPKTLNPQFLVRSFNTTRSKAFTVRSMSSGSRMFQLKVDPLTGNSEWVVIEEDEASGDATEQLLANTSYLDMLNDTRRNKAYREAIDKTITKPCHVLDIGAGTGLLSMMAAQAMDNGDSVESSGSKGMVTACESYLPMVKLMRKVLHANGMQRKIRIINKRSDELEVGVDMPSRADVLVSEILDSELLGEGLIPTLQHAHDQLLVDNPKTVPYRATVYGQLVESTDLWKLHDLYNTEKEVLDEIRLVPEGMDSALCVKRQQFSMHCDALEENIKLLSEPFKVFDFDFWRRPDSHRVMELSVQATNTGTVHAIISWWLLQLDEKSTIFYSTAPKWISYPSSMEGFNSSISWSQNWCDHWKQCVWFIPKKGLSLLKDEEVSLLAVHTDTSISYEMKTLSQNLELGQSELSAQKYQITSLPEKIALYSDVNWRCSMLKAIKNAMKQKTPSLCVVVDDSIFLAVALAHLAKGSHVLSLFPGLQEKGALYLQAAAAANGYSKDHVEVQKMSELLTSQSSQEKVANQIDLLVGEPFYYGNNSVLPWQNLRFWKDRSLLDSILSEGAVIMPCKGLLKACAMSLPDLWQSHQCLQHVEGFDHSVVNSTLGACGGLPPGQENPTLPFSVWQCGESKKMSDIVTIMEFNFLKTISPCSGKAKVEFITHGKCHGFVLWIDWVMDTEESIVLSTGPEQRYWKQGVKLLKEPVAVGSHRSATTDCHSADIETSFVPSTGDLIVDYAFL